In a single window of the Cetobacterium somerae ATCC BAA-474 genome:
- a CDS encoding carbohydrate ABC transporter permease, whose product MFYSLEYYKLTKPYDRKFIGLQNYIDIFKGTEFYSAFINTSIIIIVILSLGIIFSFLVALILDKQNKFTSLLTAIAIIPWALPPVVNGLIWKFIFYPEFGFINKFFYYFNFVDTPILWLNSRYGSLIIFGIIVAWRAIPFCCILLLANIKAIPEEIFEAAEIDGASSFQKIKNIMLPILFPTFLIVITNLILIGINVFDEAISLVGFRKLGEPFMVYNYNQTFSFFNIGYGSAISYTITILCGVLGIIYIIFINKRWK is encoded by the coding sequence TTGTTTTATAGTTTAGAATACTACAAGCTTACAAAGCCCTATGATCGAAAGTTTATAGGGCTTCAAAACTATATAGATATTTTTAAAGGTACTGAATTTTACTCTGCTTTTATTAATACTTCAATTATTATTATAGTTATACTAAGTTTAGGGATAATTTTTAGTTTTCTTGTCGCTTTAATACTTGATAAACAGAATAAATTTACTAGCCTATTAACTGCAATAGCCATAATACCTTGGGCTCTTCCTCCTGTTGTCAATGGACTTATTTGGAAATTTATATTTTATCCAGAATTTGGTTTTATAAATAAATTTTTTTATTATTTTAATTTCGTTGATACCCCAATATTGTGGTTAAATTCTAGATATGGTTCACTTATTATATTTGGAATTATTGTTGCTTGGAGAGCAATTCCATTTTGTTGTATTCTTCTTCTTGCTAATATTAAAGCCATACCTGAAGAGATATTTGAAGCTGCTGAAATTGATGGAGCATCGTCTTTTCAAAAAATAAAAAACATAATGCTTCCAATACTATTTCCTACATTTCTTATAGTTATAACAAATTTAATATTAATAGGAATTAATGTTTTTGATGAAGCAATATCTCTTGTCGGTTTTCGTAAATTAGGAGAACCTTTTATGGTATATAACTATAATCAAACTTTTTCTTTTTTTAATATTGGATATGGAAGTGCTATTTCTTATACAATAACAATATTATGTGGTGTTTTAGGTATTATTTATATAATTTTTATTAATAAGAGGTGGAAATAA